A window of Solanum stenotomum isolate F172 chromosome 3, ASM1918654v1, whole genome shotgun sequence contains these coding sequences:
- the LOC125860053 gene encoding elongation of fatty acids protein 3-like, which yields MTETRMIQTLRYYLSEHPSIVGFRWTDSQSWGNTWVFLFISISSYIILSVFLHLFLLLVFRHRRPLPLGPIPAVHSLSMALISFTIFAGILLSAAAEIRDTRWFWRRYKTTPFQWLLCFPIGTRPSGRVFFWSYIFYLSRFLHTLRTFFTIIRRRKLSFYQLFNHSILIFMSFLWLEFSQSFQVLGIILTTSIYSVVYGYRFWTAVGLPSKCFHFVNHCQIVLLSCNVICHIGVLLLHFLRGGCNGIGAWVLNSVLNGAILFFFLNYYVKLHLEEKRKIRAAKQMLKDKDN from the coding sequence ATGACTGAAACTAGGATGATTCAAACCCTACGTTATTACCTCTCTGAACATCCTTCAATCGTCGGATTCCGATGGACTGATAGCCAATCATGGGGCAACACGTGGGTTTTCCTGTTCATATCGATATCGTCCTACATTATTTTATCAGTTTTCCTCCATCTCTTCCTCCTACTCGTCTTCCGTCACCGTCGTCCTCTTCCTCTCGGTCCGATCCCTGCCGTTCACTCTCTTTCCATGGCGTTGATCTCGTTTACTATATTCGCCGGAATCCTCCTCTCCGCGGCGGCAGAGATCCGTGATACACGCTGGTTCTGGCGTAGGTACAAAACGACGCCGTTTCAATGGCTGCTCTGTTTCCCTATCGGTACTCGCCCATCGGGTCGGGTTTTTTTCTGGTCATACATTTTCTACCTATCTCGATTCCTTCACACTTTGCGTACGTTTTTCACCATCATACGTCGTCGTAAACTCTCCTTCTATCAGCTATTCAATCACTCAATTCTAATTTTCATGTCATTTTTATGGCTTGAATTCTCACAATCGTTTCAAGTTCTTGGTATAATTTTGACAACATCAATTTACTCAGTGGTTTATGGTTACAGATTTTGGACTGCTGTTGGATTACCCAGTAAGTGTTTTCATTTTGTGAATCACTGTCAAATTGTGTTGTTGAGTTGTAATGTAATTTGTCATATTGGAGTACTTTTGCTTCATTTCTTAAGAGGTGGATGTAATGGAATTGGTGCTTGGGTTCTCAATTCAGTACTCAATGGTGctattctcttcttcttccttaactACTATGTCAAATTGCATTTGGAGGAGAAGAGAAAAATTAGAGCTGCTAAACAAATGCTCAAAGACAAGGATAATTGA